TACCATGGAACTGGCCTCTTTAAGAGCCGAAAGAATAGCGCGCCCCTGCTGTTCCCAGAGTTTTTCCGAGGCTCGACGTTTTTCCTGGATAAGCGTATCGAGCTTCCAGCGTTCCTCGTCAGAAAGGGAAGTAAAGGCCCGGGTATCCCAATAGGTCCAGGTGGGCACAAAGACCCCTGGTTCGTATTCCAGTAAGGTCCGATTTTTCCAGGCCCCTAATAAGCACGTCCGCAATGACTCATTAATATCGAGGTTCTTAAGATCCCGTTCGCCCCGGATGGTCTTTTTAAACAACCAGAGAGGCTCCTGCCCGATCTGCTCCAGGGCAAGGGCGCAGACCTTGCGGACCTCCGCCTCGGCCTGCGGCAGATCCCCTACTGCATTTCTCAGTTCCTGGGTTGGGACGTGGGGTTCCGAAAGCCACCGAATTCTTCCTCCATCAAACCCCCGCTGTTCGAGTTCTGTACGGAAGATCGGCTCAGAAGGAAGGAACCGCCCCAGGGCGGCGGTTTCATCAAAAACAGAAGTAGCCCAGAGCCGAAAAAACCCCAGCACATGGTCGAGTCGATAGGCATCATAATAGGTAGATGCATGACGAACCCGCTCTTTCCACCACCGGAAGCCTTCCCTTGCATGGTGTTCCCAATTATACACGGGGAATCCCCAATTCTGGCCCGCCGGTTCCATGGGCATCGGCGGCGCCCCCGCCGAAAGTTCCCGAAAGAAATACTCCGGGTGGGCCCACACGTCACAGGAATCCTCGTTAAGAAGAATTGGTAAGTCCCCTTTTAACATGATGCCCAGATTTCGCACCGCCCGAGCGGCCTCTCGAAATTGTTTATCCAGATTGAACTGAACCCACACCCAGAAAAGGGCTTCTTCCCGATAGGCAGGGTTTTCCCACAAAGAAAGGAGGGCCTCTTTTTCCACCTGCTGGAATTCGGGCCACTCTTTCCAGTGGCGCCCCCCATGGCGATCTTTTAAAGAACGGAAAAGGGCATACTCAATTACCCAGGGATTGGTGGTTATCCATTCCCCAATGTCGCCACCGGCCACACTCCGTTTTTGAATGCCTTCTTTTTCATCCGAGTATATGGTACGCAGTAAGGCTATTTTGGCATCCTGAACAGCCCCATACAGAAAGCGATGTTGACTATCGTATTTTTCTTTTAGTGCCCTAATTTCTTTTGTATACCGACTCGCTTCTGGGATGGCACTCAGTCGTAAATATAAGGGGTGGAGACCATAGGCAGTAAGGGCACTGTACGGAGAACTTTGAAAACCCGTGTCATTTACGGGCAAGAGTTGGATTAGGGTAATACCGAGGGATGCACACCAGTTTCCCAGCGGAATAAGCGAAAGGAAATCCCCTACTCCCTCATTGTCTGCTGTTCGGAGCGCCCCCACCGGCACTGCTATACCCAAACGAGGCTTGTTCTGATCTACCATATCGATTGGTACTCCTTCTTTTTAGTTTTTACCCTGGCCCATTCACAATACCGATTTCGCGGGTTCAGCTCTCTTGAGCCCCGCTAGTACCGAAATTCCCGGATTGGTATGTTTATCGGCATGTTTGTATCCCTATCCACCATCAGTATATGATTATTAAACCGGTTTTGTAAATAAAAAGTTGTTCACTTTATTATCCAATGGGGGGGAAAAGGGGAATCCTAAAACTCTCGATCTATTTCCCGGAGGACCGAACAAATCCTGCCGTCCAGTGCCAGACGGGAACCGAAAGCTCCGAAGAGAACGGATTTATCCGATTAAAGTCCGGCAGCCACTCATCGTCCTGAACCAATTCCTGATAAAAGCCCCCCTCTATCTCATAGTCATCCAGCCATCTCATAAGGGTATCAAATTCCCGCTGACCCACATAGCGACCGGGGATACTTCCCTGAGAGACGTGCCCCCCTTGATACACCGGCGTATACTGGGTCATGAGGGAAAGAAGGGCCTTTCCCTGGGCGTGGCTGACAAACCATTCCAGCACCTGCCGGGTCGCATCCAATTGACCAGGCAACACCAGGTGACGGATAACCACCCCCTGACGAAGGACCGATACGGTATCTTCGGCCTCCCCAGTCTTTTCTTCCTGAAGAGCAGGAACCTGGGCCGAGGTTTTACGATTATGCCGGCTCGGCCCATACACAAGGGGTTTTAGCTCTATCATTTTCAGGATAGCTTCCTGGGCCTTCATGCCATAATCAGGGGCATGAAAATAGCGGCGACCTATTTCCTCGTCCAGGGTCTTCAGGTCAGGAAGGTACACATCGATATAGGGAGAGCCTGCTTCGACGGCTGCCACGCTTTCATAGGCAGAACTGTTCCATAAAATCGGTATTTCAAGTCCCTCTTTTCGGGCCCGTAGAACTCCTTCGCAAAGGGCGGGAAGGGCGTGGCTTCCGGTAACAATATTGATGTTCTCTGCTCCCACATCCTGCAGGGCCAGCATGATACGGGCTAGCTCATCGGTCTCCACCACCCGCCCCATCCCATGCTGAGAGACCTGCCAATTCTGACAAAAAAGGCAGCCCAGGGTACAACCGGTTACAAAAATAGTCCCCGACCCTCCCAGGCCGGTAATAGGAGGCTCTTCTCCCTTATGAATATTCGCTACAGCAACTCGGAGGGCCGCCGTTTCACCACAAAAACCCCGGTCCCCCCGATTTCGATTAACCCCACAGTTACGGGGACAAAGGGTGCAAGCATCGTAGAAAGAAAGGAGATTCATGATGCTAAGAATATACTAAATTATCCTCTTCTACCACTCTATTACAAAGTAAAAATTAACTTTAATTTAATGGATATCAACAAAAAACTAAAACAATTCTACTTTACAGAAATTCTCCATAATATGTCCTTTCGTTCCAGCAAAAATACATTCAGATAATACATAACTATATTACATAACAACAAAAACACCACATTTACACCATATACACATAATTTTGATTGAATAGAAGCATATTCAAAAAAGCATGAAATACCACCGAACATAAAGTACTTGTAAAGAGGAAAATAAGCTTCCAAGAAAACAGAAACAATCAATAAAGCACAACCGGTCATTAGAGATAAGAAAATACTATCATTTTTTATGATAACAATCATACCCCCTAACTGCATTACCAGAACCATTAATAATATAAAGGGGATTTGTTGCATTAAATAGCGAGAATACAAGTTATATATATCGATAGTAGTATTTTCGATAAGAATACCTATTTCACTCTTAAATTGAGGAGCGATCATTAATGATAATAATGTTATTAGCCCATATATAACTAGCCACTTAAGAACAGAAGCCTTCAGTTTAAAAGCATAATACTTTTTTCTACTTTTCAAAGACTCAAGATATACATATATATAACCGTACAAGTAATCTTGGGAAAAATACAAAATCTCATTAACAATAATGTAAAAAATAAAAAAAGAAAGCAAAAAATTATTGGTTATGAGTAAATATTCTTTTGGTGTAATGACCAAGTTTGTTCCTAATCTAACCTGGCACCAACATAAAAAAGAGATGAAAAAGAAAACAAGAATCCAGATAAACAACTCTAAATATATTTTTCTGTTTTCTATAAAATATTTGCTCATATTTTATCCTTCAATATACCATTTTCAAGAACATAGTTCTTCTGATTTTCAAGAACAACTATTTCTTTTTGATGATTTGTATACAATAAAGAAGCCTGTCTTTCTACAACTTCTTTCCTAAAAAGATTCTTTATCTTTTCAACACTTTCCTCATCAAGGCCAGAAAAGGGTTCATCAAAAACATACAAATCTGATTTAGTAAGCAGATGACGAAGAATAGCAACTTTTTTTTGCATTCCGGTAGATAAATCCTTTGCTCTTTTGTTTATATCTTTAATACTTAAATAATCTAAATAATCTAAGATTATTTCTTCTTTTATTTTTTTATTTGATAGTGTAAAAAAATATTCTATATTTTCTAATATCGTCATATTTCTAAAAAGAATAGGGCGATTAATATAACCAGACATTCCTTCCCCTAGTTTTTCAGCTTTTACAAAACCCGCGTCTGCTTTTTCAAACCCCAAAATAATAGATAGTAAGGTTGTCTTACCACATCCATTCTTTCCTTCAATTGAGACAACATCGCCTTTATCAATCTCCATATTAAGATCTTTCAATACAGATAAGTCTTTATAATTTTTTACTATTCCAGAAAGAACTAGTATAGAATTATTCTCAACATTCATAATTATTCCTTTTGGAACTAAAACATAAATTAAAATTATCTACAAATTTCTTCCATTGTCTCTTATCTTTTTGTAAATCATTTATATAAATAATTACATTTTTTACTCTTTCTCTAGTCAATGCACATAAAAGACGTGAAGGTATATTAATAGATTTATTCTCATTCACATTAGCTCCAACACAGCCATGACATATATTTTTTGCATAACAACTGCGACAAAAACGAGTATTAACTTTCATGGTTTCCTGAATATAATCTAATATATTATTCTTTATTATTTTATCAGGAGTGTTAAGATCACCAAGAGGCCTTATGCAATCTTTATTAACAAGCATAAAACATGGATATAAAAAACCTTCCGTGGAAACAGCAAGCTCTGTTCCAGAAGGACAAATAAGATAGTTTCTTCTTTTATTTATTATTGCGATTAGAACATCAAAAAAAGCAGATGAAAAAAGAATATCTTCGTATCTGCCTTCTTCTATTTTTTTGATGTTATATATATCATAATCTAAATATGATTTTATTAATTTTTCAATTGCATCATTATTCCATTGGATCTGGCTATTACCATCATATTGAACAGGTACTATATGGGCATTACTAATATTAAATTCTTTTTTTAAAAACTTAGAAAAATCAACAATACCAAAACCCTTGTCTATATGCT
The DNA window shown above is from Treponema sp. J25 and carries:
- a CDS encoding radical SAM protein, whose protein sequence is MNLLSFYDACTLCPRNCGVNRNRGDRGFCGETAALRVAVANIHKGEEPPITGLGGSGTIFVTGCTLGCLFCQNWQVSQHGMGRVVETDELARIMLALQDVGAENINIVTGSHALPALCEGVLRARKEGLEIPILWNSSAYESVAAVEAGSPYIDVYLPDLKTLDEEIGRRYFHAPDYGMKAQEAILKMIELKPLVYGPSRHNRKTSAQVPALQEEKTGEAEDTVSVLRQGVVIRHLVLPGQLDATRQVLEWFVSHAQGKALLSLMTQYTPVYQGGHVSQGSIPGRYVGQREFDTLMRWLDDYEIEGGFYQELVQDDEWLPDFNRINPFSSELSVPVWHWTAGFVRSSGK
- a CDS encoding ATP-binding cassette domain-containing protein; translation: MNVENNSILVLSGIVKNYKDLSVLKDLNMEIDKGDVVSIEGKNGCGKTTLLSIILGFEKADAGFVKAEKLGEGMSGYINRPILFRNMTILENIEYFFTLSNKKIKEEIILDYLDYLSIKDINKRAKDLSTGMQKKVAILRHLLTKSDLYVFDEPFSGLDEESVEKIKNLFRKEVVERQASLLYTNHQKEIVVLENQKNYVLENGILKDKI
- a CDS encoding 4-alpha-glucanotransferase translates to MVDQNKPRLGIAVPVGALRTADNEGVGDFLSLIPLGNWCASLGITLIQLLPVNDTGFQSSPYSALTAYGLHPLYLRLSAIPEASRYTKEIRALKEKYDSQHRFLYGAVQDAKIALLRTIYSDEKEGIQKRSVAGGDIGEWITTNPWVIEYALFRSLKDRHGGRHWKEWPEFQQVEKEALLSLWENPAYREEALFWVWVQFNLDKQFREAARAVRNLGIMLKGDLPILLNEDSCDVWAHPEYFFRELSAGAPPMPMEPAGQNWGFPVYNWEHHAREGFRWWKERVRHASTYYDAYRLDHVLGFFRLWATSVFDETAALGRFLPSEPIFRTELEQRGFDGGRIRWLSEPHVPTQELRNAVGDLPQAEAEVRKVCALALEQIGQEPLWLFKKTIRGERDLKNLDINESLRTCLLGAWKNRTLLEYEPGVFVPTWTYWDTRAFTSLSDEERWKLDTLIQEKRRASEKLWEQQGRAILSALKEASSMVICAEDLGAIPDCVPVVLEELGILSLKIVRWTRKWNEWGEPYIPFEQYPERAVCTPAVHDTSTLRQWWEAEADREAFKRILKDPDLPDTYTPQVAFAILRDCAASPARFVIFQIQDLLHLSGRWYTKDPGEERINIPGTVSSFNWTYRLPAPIEVLAEDTVLSEAVRALAEIRDSRFLNKK